From the Phyllostomus discolor isolate MPI-MPIP mPhyDis1 chromosome 7, mPhyDis1.pri.v3, whole genome shotgun sequence genome, one window contains:
- the ANAPC13 gene encoding anaphase-promoting complex subunit 13: protein MDSEVQRDGRILDLIDDAWREDKLPYEDVAIPLNELPEPEQDNGGTTESVKEQEMKWTDLALQYLHENVPPVGN, encoded by the exons ATGGACAGTGAAGTACAGAGAGATGGAAGGATCTTGGATTTGATAGATGATGCTTGGCGAGAAGATAAGCTTCCTTACGAGGATGTTGCAATACCACTG AATGAGCTTCCTGAACCTGAACAGGACAACGGCGGCACCACAGAGTCTGTTAAAGAACAGGAGATGAAGTGGACCGACCTGGCCCTGCAGTACCTGCACGAGAACGTCCCCCCCGTGGGAAACTGA